From one Brachypodium distachyon strain Bd21 chromosome 4, Brachypodium_distachyon_v3.0, whole genome shotgun sequence genomic stretch:
- the LOC100836801 gene encoding glutamate receptor 2.8 produces the protein MAGDARARPGPLFVLLAFAAALLMTSRAQQPPSPPTDVKVGLIINATSPVGKIVSTTIPMALQDFYATFPDSRARVQILQHDSGGETVAAAAAALQLMTTHGARAILGPQSSAESSFVADLATRAEVPVVSFSATSPSVSPARARFFVRAAQSDAAQAVAVAALATHFGWRRVVPIYQDDDFGAAFVPYLVDALTEARAEVPYRCALPAAATRDAVVAALHNAESEQTRVFVLHARSELARLVFDVAAEVGMVADGYAWVITAALTGLLSSIDAPRGVIGLAPYVPVTPRLRDVRKRWAHRYMRDHPEDDASHAEMRCYTVWAYDAAWAVAHAAERLSPGDLLSPPGLVGGEGGSTDIAGLGTSMSGDKFLRAINGTKFEGLGGMFELIDGEPAVPTFRVLNVIENGKERGVGFWTMQHGLRRNLGRGSYGSIGQLGPVIWPGESTVRPRGWVEPTRARKLRVAVPWRGYREIMHLDVDTVTNQTTAGGFVIEVFEAAVRLLPYALPFEYVKAESMPYDKLVEAVANGTYDAAVADITITANRSMQVDFTQHFLTTAIAMMVRLHDQRRSSNRSTWVFFKPLSFDLWLVSGAFFLFTGFVVWAIERRHNADFRGTRYNQAGTIFYFGFSTLVFAQKKELKSNLSRFAVVVWVFVVLILQSSYTASLTSMLTVPQLEPVIKDYAELLRGTEKVGIMNNSFTQGAMLASGFPQSRLVRYQTLQSFYEALLNGSIDAIINETPYFKVFPKSYRNNFTMAGQLNRTGGLAFAFPKGSPYVPDLSHAILKLTENDEMNKIERKWFGDDNRASQGEGPFTSKGLRFDNFWGLFLITGTTSLLCCFVYLVTFVMTNWRTIIVSHLSWKGRLKMLAKLFDDKDPSVSAPHKCTKCSRTGPPVMDSDK, from the exons ATGGCCGGGGACGCGCGCGCTCGTCCCGGTCCtctcttcgtcctcctcgccttcgccgccgccctacTAATGACGTCGCgggcgcagcagccgccgtcgccgcccacgGATGTCAAGGTGGGGCTCATCATCAACGCCACTTCGCCGGTCGGCAAAATCGTCAGCACAACCATCCCCATGGCCCTCCAAGACTTCTACGCCACCTTCCCGGACTCCCGCGCTCGGGTTCAGATCCTGCAGCACGACTCCGGCGGCGaaaccgtcgccgccgccgccgccg cgTTGCAGCTGATGACGACGCATGGAGCGCGCGCGATCCTGGGCCCGCAGTCGTCCGCCGAGTCGTCGTTCGTCGCCGACCTCGCCACGCGGGCCGAGGTCCCCGTCGTGTCGTTCTCGGCCACGAGCCCGTCCGTGTCGCCCGCCAGGGCCAGGTTCTTCGTCCGCGCCGCGCAGAGCGACGCGGCGCAGGCGGTCGCCGTGGCCGCGCTCGCGACGCACTTCGGGTGGCGCCGCGTGGTGCCCATCTACCAGGACGACGACTTCGGCGCCGCCTTCGTGCCGTACCTCGTGGACGCGCTCACCGAAGCGCGCGCCGAGGTCCCCTACCGCTGCGCGCTCCCGGCCGCGGCGACCCGCGACGCCGTGGTCGCGGCGCTGCACAACGCGGAGTCCGAGCAGACGCGCGTGTTCGTGCTGCACGCGCGCTCCGAGCTGGCGAGGCTCGTGTTCGACGTCGCGGCCGAGGTCGGCATGGTCGCCGACGGGTACGCGTGGGTCATCACCGCGGCGCTCACGGGCCTCCTCAGCTCCATCGACGCGCCGCGGGGCGTCATCGGGCTCGCGCCATACGTGCCGGTCACGCCGCGGCTGCGGGACGTCAGGAAGCGGTGGGCGCACCGGTACATGCGCGATCACCCGGAAGACGACGCGTCGCACGCGGAGATGCGCTGCTACACCGTGTGGGCTTACGACGCCGCATGGGCCGTCGCGCACGCGGCGGAGCGACTCAGCCCCGGCGACTTGTTATCACCGCCGGGGCTGGtaggcggcgagggcggctcCACCGACATCGCTGGGCTCGGCACGTCCATGTCAGGCGACAAGTTCCTCCGAGCTATCAACGGCACGAAATTCGAGGGCCTCGGCGGCATGTTTGAGCTTATCGACGGCGAGCCCGCAGTGCCGACGTTCCGCGTGCTGAACGTGATCGAAAACGGAAAGGAGAGGGGCGTCGGGTTCTGGACGATGCAGCACGGGCTGCGTCGGAATCTGGGCCGTGGTTCCTATGGATCGATCGGCCAGCTCGGGCCGGTGATCTGGCCGGGAGAGTCGACGGTCCGGCCTAGAGGGTGGGTAGAGCCCACGAGAGCGCGGAAACTGCGGGTGGCGGTGCCGTGGAGGGGCTACCGAGAGATCATGCACCTTGACGTGGACACGGTGACGAACCAGACGACGGCCGGCGGGTTCGTGATCGAGGTGTtcgaggcggcggtgcggtTGCTGCCGTACGCGCTGCCGTTCGAGTACGTGAAGGCGGAGTCCATGCCCTACGACAAGCTCGTCGAGGCCGTCGCTAATGGG ACGTAcgacgcggcggtggcggacaTCACCATCACGGCGAACCGGTCGATGCAGGTGGACTTCACGCAACATTTCTTAACGACGGCCATCGCCATGATGGTGCGGCTACATGACCAGCGGAGGAGCAGCAACAGGTCGACATGGGTCTTCTTCAAGCCGCTCAGCTTCGACCTCTGGCTCGTAAGcggcgccttcttcctcttcaccgGCTTCGTCGTCTGGGCCATCGAGCGTCGCCACAACGCCGACTTCCGTGGCACACGCTACAACCAGGCCGGCACCATCTTCTACTTCGGCTTCTCCACCCTCGTCTTCGCCCAAAAGAAGGAGTTGAAGAGTAACCTGTCGAGGTTCGCAGTGGTGGTGTGGGTCTTTGTCGTGCTCATCCTGCAGTCCAGCTACACGGCCAGCCTCACGTCCATGCTCACGGTGCCACAGCTGGAGCCGGTCATCAAAGACTACGCCGAGTTGCTGCGGGGCACGGAGAAGGTCGGCATCATGAACAACTCCTTCACGCAGGGGGCCATGCTAGCGTCGGGGTTCCCGCAGTCCAGGCTCGTGCGATATCAGACCCTCCAGAGCTTCTACGAGGCGCTGCTCAATGGCAGCATCGATGCCATCATCAACGAGACACCCTACTTCAAGGTCTTCCCCAAGTCCTACCGCAACAACTTCACCATGGCCGGTCAGCTCAACAGGACTGGCGGCCTCGCGTTCGCGTTCCCCAAGGGGTCGCCATACGTGCCGGACCTATCGCATGCGATCTTGAAGCTCACCGAGAACGACGAGATGAACAAGATTGAGCGCAAGTGGTTCGGCGACGACAACCGTGCTTCGCAGGGCGAAGGACCCTTCACATCGAAGGGCCTACGCTTCGACAACTTCTGGGGCTTGTTCCTTATCACCGGAACCACTTCGCTCCTGTGCTGCTTTGTCTACCTTGtcacctttgtcatgaccaaCTGGCGAACCATCATTGTGTCACACTTGTCTTGGAAGGGCAGGCTCAAGATGCTGGCCAAGCTTTTCGACGACAAGGACCCCTCAGTGTCGGCCCCACACAAGTGCACAAAGTGCAGCCGCACTGGCCCTCCAGTAATGGACTCCGACAAATAA
- the LOC100837111 gene encoding glutamate receptor 2.9 has translation MTSARTRRFVTAALRRHGLLLIALVPLLVVGASGVTAQGGCAAGGLVEVNVGVILDTKTWSGNTSWACMEMAMEDFYADARHAGYRTRLKLHLRDAGSDPVDAASAGVDLLKNVRAQAIVGPQTSTQAKFLSGLGIKSSVPFISFSAYCSSRPGQNPYFIRTGWNDSSQAEAIASLVQTYHWREVVPVFEDDDSNTKFIPDLVDALRQVGTRVPYRCKIRPLATEDDLKRAILTLKSNWTSVFVVRMSHTLASKFFNLAKEEGIISQGFVWITAHGSTDILDVVNSRALGAMHGVLQVKPHVQDTVELQNFRQRWRNKYRSKKPGTRLSEPTLSGLYAYDTVWALALAAEKAGCGCSKSECVRSVSNSGSTDFEKIGASKTAKKLRGTLLDVNFTGLSGEFKIQDLQLPSVNYEIINIVGRERRLLGFWTPGSGISRSLNRTADLPTIIWPGDNGAAPRGWLFPMNKNLTIGVPMKGGFDKFVTYENGPRPKGFCIKVFEAVVAALPYTVNYSYHVFKDGKGKSNGTYDELVQKVYLKEYDAVVGDITILANRSSYVDFTLPYTDSGVRMLVPVRDRRQKTAWTFLKPLTAGLWLGTGAFVVFTGFVVWCIEHRVNEGFRGPPVNQIGSVFYFSFSTLVFAHREKIVNNLSRVIVVVWLFVVLILQQSYTASLSSILTVEQLQPTVTNLEDVIRQGSYVGYLNDSFMPGLLKSLKIDESKTIAYNSPTEYNEALTTGRVAVIIDEIPYLKVFLEQYCRNYTMIGPTYKFDGFGFAFPRGSPLTSEISREILRFASTTKMSELEKALYGDNPCPDKDDSQTSSSLTLHSFQGLFIITGASSMLALILHIVITFYNDWHGLNSDSSQNSWNRCLDILSKLFQERNCPSNNPDKEPTTKSVGTTTIEIPPNLDMDAVCPPEEGTPAEELSVQDAEPPSFAHSVSSQSSWNKCRNILSKLLQERNNPSNNPDKEPTTKNVGTATIEIPLNVLLREGTPAEEHSVQDAEPPSVAHSERGLNVAAFLSRNGSSIRRRQVNA, from the exons ATGACATCAGCGAGGACTCGTCGGTTCGTCACGGCGGCGCTCCGGcgccacggcctcctcctcatcgccCTCGTGCCGCTTCTCGTCGTTGGCGCCTCCGGCGTCACGGCGCAGGGCGGCTGTGCTGCGGGGGGCTTGGTGGAGGTGAACGTCGGGGTGATTTTGGACACCAAGACGTGGTCGGGGAATACCAGCTGGGCGTGCATGGAGATGGCCATGGAGGATTTCTACGCGGACGCTAGACACGCCGGCTACCGCACCAGGCTCAAGCTCCACCTCAGGGACGCCGGGTCGGACCCCGTCGACGCCGCGTCCGcag GTGTTGATTTACTCAAAAATGTTCGGGCACAAGCTATTGTTGGACCGCAGACGTCAACTCAGGCTAAGTTTCTGTCGGGGCTTGGGATTAAATCATCGGTACCATTCATTTCATTCTCAGCATACTGCTCGTCGCGACCCGGACAAAATCCATACTTCATCCGGACAGGATGGAATGACTCCTCTCAAGCAGAAGCTATAGCCTCGCTTGTTCAGACCTACCATTGGAGAGAAGTCGTGCCTGTCTTTGAGGATGACGATTCCAATACCAAATTCATTCCTGACCTCGTGGACGCCCTCAGACAAGTTGGCACTCGTGTTCCATACAGGTGTAAGATCCGTCCTTTGGCTACGGAGGATGATCTAAAGCGAGCTATATTGACCTTAAAATCCAACTGGACAAGTGTATTTGTTGTGCGTATGTCGCACACATTGGCCAGTAAGTTTTTCAATCTTGCTAAGGAGGAAGGGATTATAAGCCAGGGCTTTGTCTGGATTACGGCACATGGCTCAACAGATATCTTGGATGTGGTTAATTCTCGGGCACTTGGTGCGATGCATGGAGTTCTTCAGGTGAAACCTCACGTTCAGGATACCGTGGAACTTCAAAACTTTAGGCAGAGATGGCGCAATAAGTATCGATCGAAAAAACCGGGCACCAGATTGAGTGAGCCCACACTGTCAGGACTCTATGCTTATGATACGGTATGGGCATTAGCATTGGCGGCAGAGAAGGCTGGATGTGGATGCAGCAAATCAGAATGTGTGCGATCTGTATCAAACAGTGGGTCCACTGACTTTGAAAAAATAGGTGCTTCCAAGACTGCTAAAAAACTGCGAGGCACACTCTTGGACGTCAATTTTACGGGCTTGAGTGGGGAATTTAAAATTCAAGATCTGCAACTACCATCAGTGAATTACGAGATAATCAATATTGTTGGTCGGGAGAGAAGATTACTCGGATTTTGGACTCCAGGATCTGGCATCTCCAGGAGTCTAAATAGGACGGCTGACCTTCCCACCATCATATGGCCAGGAGATAATGGAGCTGCACCTAGAGGTTGGCTGTTCCCAATGAATAAAAACCTTACAATAGGTGTACCTATGAAAGGTGGGTTTGacaaatttgtaacatatgaAAATGGTCCCAGACCCAAAGGGTTCTGCATCAAAGTATTTGAGGCAGTAGTTGCTGCTTTACCCTACACAGTAAACTATTCCTACCACGTATTTAAAGATGGGAAAGGAAAGAGTAACGGAACTTATGATGAACTTGTGCAAAAAGTTTATCTTAAG GAATATGATGCGGTGGTAGGTGATATAACAATCTTAGCCAACCGTTCATCATATGTGGACTTCACTCTTCCTTATACTGATTCAGGGGTACGCATGCTCGTTCCAGTCCGGGACCGGAGACAGAAGACTGCATGGACCTTCTTAAAGCCTTTGACAGCAGGCCTATGGTTAGGAACTGGGGCCTTCGTTGTCTTCACCGGTTTTGTAGTCTGGTGTATTGAGCACAGAGTAAATGAAGGATTCAGAGGTCCCCCAGTCAATCAAATTGGATCAGTCTTCTACTTTTCCTTCTCAACACTCGTATTTGCTCATAGGGAGAAAATCGTGAACAACTTATCAAGAGTTATAGTAGTTGTTTGGCTTTTTGTGGTGTTGATTCTGCAGCAGAGTTATACTGCAAGTTTAAGCTCAATTCTCACAGTGGAACAGCTTCAGCCAACAGTCACCAATTTAGAAGATGTTATCAGGCAAGGGAGCTACGTCGGCTACCTCAATGATTCTTTCATGCCTGGACTTCTAAAAAGTTTGAAAATTGATGAATCAAAGACGATTGCCTACAACTCCCCTACGGAATATAATGAAGCATTAACAACTGGAAGAGTTGCCGTCATTATTGATGAGATACCATACCTTAAGGTGTTCCTTGAACAATATTGCCGTAACTACACCATGATTGGACCGACCTACAAGTTTGATGGATTTGGTTTT GCATTTCCTCGAGGCTCTCCACTCACATCTGAGATTTCAAGGGAGATACTGCGATTCGCATCAACTACCAAAATGTCAGAGCTGGAGAAAGCTTTGTATGGCGATAATCCATGTCCCGACAAGGATGACTCCCAAACTTCAAGCAGCCTTACGTTACACAGCTTTCAAGGGTTATTCATCATCACCGGAGCATCTTCAATGCTGGCACTAATCCTACACATCGTCATAACATTTTATAACGATTGGCATGGTTTGAATAGTGACAGCAGTCAGAATTCATGGAACAGATGTCTCGACATCCTCTCCAAGCTCTTCCAGGAGCGCAATTGTCCTTCTAATAATCCAGATAAAGAGCCCACAACAAAAAGTGTTGGTACTACTACAATTGAGATCCCACCAAATTTAGATATGGATGCAGTTTGTCCACCAGAAGAAGGAACACCAGCTGAGGAACTTTCTGTTCAGGATGCAGAACCACCGTCATTTGCGCATTCTGTGAGCAGTCAGAGTTCATGGAACAAATGTCGCAACATCCTCTCCAAGCTCTTACAGGAGCGCAATAATCCTTCTAATAATCCAGATAAAGAACCCACAACGAAAAATGTTGGTACTGCTACAATTGAGATCCCACTAAATGTTCTTCTTCGAGAAGGAACACCAGCTGAGGAACATTCTGTTCAGGATGCAGAACCACCCTCAGTTGCACATTCTGAGAGGGGGCTTAATGTAGCAGCTTTTTTATCTCGCAATGGGAGTTCAATCCGCCGGAGACAAGTGAACGCATGA